In Nocardioides dokdonensis FR1436, the following are encoded in one genomic region:
- a CDS encoding SRPBCC family protein encodes MSTNTREIAASPADVWKVLADGWLYPLWVVGASRMREVDDHWPQVGARLHHSVGSWPLLVDDETEVVESLPHELLEVRAKAWPGGEAGVTLRLEPLDGGARTRVTIEEDAKTGPGRLVPKPLRDLPLAWRNVETLRRLAFVVEGRQAP; translated from the coding sequence ATGAGCACCAACACCCGAGAGATCGCCGCTTCGCCCGCCGACGTCTGGAAGGTGCTGGCCGACGGCTGGCTCTACCCGCTGTGGGTGGTGGGGGCGTCCCGGATGCGCGAGGTCGACGACCACTGGCCGCAGGTGGGCGCCCGCCTCCACCACTCGGTCGGCAGCTGGCCGTTGCTGGTCGACGACGAGACCGAGGTGGTCGAGTCGCTGCCCCACGAGCTGCTCGAGGTGCGCGCCAAGGCGTGGCCCGGCGGGGAGGCCGGGGTGACGCTGCGCCTCGAGCCGCTCGACGGCGGCGCGAGGACCCGGGTCACGATCGAGGAGGACGCCAAGACCGGTCCGGGCCGCCTGGTGCCCAAGCCGCTGCGCGACCTGCCGCTGGCCTGGCGCAACGTCGAGACGCTGCGCCGCCTGGCGTTCGTCGTCGAGGGCCGCCAGGCGCCGTAG